The following coding sequences are from one Wenzhouxiangella sp. AB-CW3 window:
- the ruvX gene encoding Holliday junction resolvase RuvX has protein sequence MPERASGALIGIDFGTRKVGVALGHSLTGSARPLEPVRYTDQSALLAGIEAVLNRWRPECVVIGLPLTGEGGESDMTRKVRDFAADLAERQPGLQIEFHDERMTSLAAADAFAGRRKEGRARKRDARLLDSMAAALILESWMAEHA, from the coding sequence ATGCCTGAACGCGCATCGGGGGCGCTGATCGGCATTGATTTTGGAACCCGCAAGGTGGGTGTGGCGCTGGGCCACAGCCTGACCGGCTCGGCGCGTCCCCTGGAGCCGGTGCGCTATACGGATCAATCGGCACTGCTGGCCGGCATAGAAGCGGTGTTGAATCGCTGGCGCCCCGAGTGCGTGGTGATCGGGCTCCCGCTGACCGGTGAGGGGGGCGAAAGTGACATGACCCGGAAGGTGCGCGACTTCGCCGCCGACCTGGCCGAACGACAGCCCGGCCTGCAAATCGAGTTTCACGACGAACGAATGACCTCGCTGGCTGCGGCCGATGCCTTTGCCGGCCGGCGCAAGGAAGGCCGTGCGCGCAAGCGCGATGCCCGCCTGCTAGACAGCATGGCCGCAGCCTTGATCCTGGAGTCCTGGATGGCCGAACATGCATGA
- a CDS encoding aspartate carbamoyltransferase catalytic subunit → MHDQTRHLLDIDRLTDQDIEVLIDRACALAAGAGAKRLKGSVAHLFFEPSTRTRVSFELAAGRVGLQPVNVEMAQASTTKGESLEDTVATLAAMGVNCMVLRHAEAGLHARLAATLPSGVHLVNAGEGSRAHPTQALLDAATLRARGVDLKGLRLAIVGDLRHSRVVASGLRLWPRLGVDDIRLAGPADLLPDADSAPDIIHCASLAEAVRGADVIMMLRIQHERMDQSGWPDPSAYHAEWGLRTEHLDLAARNCVVMHPGPINRGVEIAAEVADGNRSLILDQVRMGVFMRMAVFEWLFGALRAG, encoded by the coding sequence ATGCATGACCAAACCCGTCACCTGCTCGATATCGACCGCTTGACAGACCAGGATATCGAGGTCCTGATCGACCGTGCCTGTGCCCTGGCTGCCGGTGCCGGTGCCAAACGCCTGAAGGGCAGCGTGGCCCATCTGTTCTTCGAGCCCAGCACACGCACGCGTGTCTCTTTCGAGCTGGCCGCTGGCCGGGTCGGGTTGCAGCCGGTCAATGTCGAGATGGCGCAAGCCTCGACTACCAAGGGCGAAAGCCTGGAGGATACGGTGGCCACGCTGGCCGCCATGGGCGTGAACTGCATGGTGTTGCGCCATGCCGAGGCGGGCTTGCATGCACGGCTGGCCGCGACATTGCCGTCGGGCGTGCATTTGGTCAACGCCGGCGAGGGCAGCCGCGCCCATCCCACCCAGGCACTGCTCGATGCCGCCACGCTCCGGGCACGTGGAGTCGACCTGAAAGGTCTCAGGCTGGCCATCGTCGGTGATCTGCGCCATTCGCGTGTGGTCGCATCCGGCCTGCGGCTGTGGCCGCGCCTGGGTGTCGACGATATCCGCCTGGCCGGCCCTGCAGATCTTCTTCCCGATGCGGACAGCGCACCCGACATCATTCATTGCGCCAGCCTGGCAGAGGCGGTGCGTGGTGCCGACGTCATCATGATGCTGCGCATACAACATGAGCGTATGGACCAGTCCGGGTGGCCGGATCCTTCCGCCTACCACGCCGAATGGGGGCTGAGAACCGAACATCTCGACCTGGCGGCAAGGAATTGTGTCGTCATGCATCCGGGCCCGATCAACCGCGGTGTCGAGATCGCCGCCGAAGTCGCCGACGGCAACCGCTCACTGATCCTCGATCAGGTACGCATGGGCGTGTTCATGCGCATGGCGGTTTTCGAGTGGCTGTTTGGGGCGCTGCGCGCCGGATAG
- the thiS gene encoding sulfur carrier protein ThiS — translation MNIQINGQPRETADNLTVAALLEELGYGEKRVAVERNGELVPKSRHGEELLADGDHIEIVQAIGGG, via the coding sequence ATGAACATCCAAATCAACGGACAGCCCCGCGAAACGGCTGACAACCTGACCGTGGCCGCGTTGCTCGAGGAGCTGGGCTACGGCGAAAAGCGTGTGGCGGTCGAGCGCAACGGGGAGTTGGTGCCCAAGAGCCGGCATGGCGAGGAGTTGCTGGCCGACGGGGATCACATTGAAATCGTTCAGGCCATTGGCGGAGGCTGA
- a CDS encoding thiazole synthase, which produces MTEVKQDRPLVIAGREYRSRLLTGTGKYADLEQTRAATEAAGAEIVTVAIRRSNIGQDPDEPNLLDVLPPDQYTILPNTAGCFNADDAVRTCRLARELLDDHTLVKLEVLGDERTLFPDVVETIRAAETLIDEGFEVMVYTNDDPILARRFEDMGCVAVMPLAAPIGSGLGIQNHWNILEIVENAGVPILVDAGVGTASDAAIAMELGCDGVLMNTAIAGATDPVRMARAMKLAIEAGREAYIAGRIPKKRFASASSPIEGTFF; this is translated from the coding sequence ATGACGGAAGTGAAGCAGGACCGACCGCTGGTGATTGCGGGCCGGGAGTATCGTTCGCGCCTTCTCACCGGGACCGGCAAGTACGCCGATCTCGAACAGACGCGTGCGGCCACAGAGGCGGCCGGGGCCGAGATCGTCACCGTGGCGATCCGCAGAAGCAATATCGGGCAGGACCCCGATGAGCCCAATCTGCTCGATGTACTGCCACCGGATCAGTACACCATCCTGCCCAACACCGCCGGCTGCTTCAATGCCGACGATGCCGTGCGTACTTGCCGGCTGGCGCGTGAGCTGCTCGATGATCACACACTGGTCAAGCTGGAGGTGCTGGGCGACGAACGCACCCTGTTTCCGGATGTGGTCGAAACCATCCGGGCGGCCGAAACCCTGATCGACGAGGGTTTCGAGGTCATGGTCTACACCAATGACGACCCGATTCTGGCACGTCGCTTCGAGGACATGGGCTGTGTCGCGGTCATGCCGCTGGCCGCGCCCATCGGTTCGGGCCTGGGCATACAGAACCACTGGAATATTCTCGAGATCGTGGAGAACGCCGGCGTTCCGATCCTGGTGGATGCCGGCGTGGGCACGGCTTCGGATGCGGCCATCGCCATGGAGCTGGGTTGTGATGGCGTCTTGATGAATACCGCCATCGCCGGCGCGACTGATCCGGTACGCATGGCGCGCGCCATGAAACTGGCCATCGAGGCCGGGCGAGAGGCTTATATTGCCGGGCGCATACCCAAGAAGCGCTTTGCCTCGGCCTCTTCGCCGATTGAGGGGACGTTTTTCTAG
- the trmB gene encoding tRNA (guanosine(46)-N7)-methyltransferase TrmB, with the protein MNESQHRRRVRSFVRRPGRLTPGQQRALEELLPSHGIEPDCADLRAAFERDAPLVVEIGFGNGQALAWMAANEPDKNFVGIEVHEPGVGRLLRSVESKGLGNVRVAMRDAVEVLREQCLPESLDEVRIYFPDPWPKKRHHKRRLIQPPFLELLASRMVDGGILHLATDWAPYAEWMVEALSAVPVFRLEGEPFGQRPSWRPSTHFEQRGQRKGHEIFDIVCRLTSDA; encoded by the coding sequence GTGAATGAGTCGCAACACAGGCGCAGGGTGCGCAGTTTCGTGCGCCGGCCCGGGCGATTGACGCCGGGTCAGCAGCGTGCGTTGGAAGAGTTGCTGCCGAGCCATGGCATCGAACCCGACTGCGCGGATCTGCGCGCCGCTTTCGAACGCGATGCGCCGCTGGTCGTCGAGATCGGATTCGGCAATGGTCAGGCGCTGGCCTGGATGGCAGCCAATGAGCCGGACAAGAACTTCGTCGGGATCGAGGTGCACGAGCCCGGTGTCGGGCGCTTGTTGCGCAGTGTCGAATCGAAAGGGCTGGGCAACGTGCGTGTGGCCATGCGCGATGCCGTGGAGGTGTTGCGCGAACAGTGCCTGCCGGAATCGCTGGACGAGGTGCGGATCTACTTCCCGGACCCCTGGCCCAAGAAACGCCACCACAAGCGCCGCCTGATCCAGCCGCCGTTTCTTGAGTTGCTGGCCTCGCGCATGGTCGACGGCGGCATCCTGCATCTGGCCACCGACTGGGCGCCGTATGCCGAGTGGATGGTGGAAGCACTATCGGCCGTTCCGGTATTCCGGCTGGAAGGGGAACCTTTCGGCCAGCGACCGTCCTGGCGACCAAGTACGCACTTCGAGCAACGCGGCCAGCGCAAGGGGCACGAGATCTTCGATATTGTGTGTCGTCTGACGTCCGACGCCTGA
- a CDS encoding polyprenyl synthetase family protein, whose product MSADRNGPGDSPGRSRHQPDAIVARVNSVLEQHLKCHECKATRLHQALQYAVFNGGKRLRPLLVHAAGRALDISPELLDAPASAVELIHCYSLVHDDLPAMDDDDLRRGRPTLHLAYDEATAILTGDALQALAFQILGEHPALDRAEAARGRMIAILSRACGVDGMAGGQALDLSYEGKQPGIAELEAMYCQKTGALIRAAVTMPCALRPELEQTDGRTLARFGDCIGLAFQIRDDVLDVEGKTEVIGKPQGADQARNKPTWPALRSVEAANQRIDELVDEARSCLDRLGHNTDSLAWLATRMVNREF is encoded by the coding sequence ATGAGTGCCGACAGGAACGGTCCGGGGGACAGCCCGGGCCGCTCACGGCACCAGCCCGACGCCATCGTCGCGCGGGTGAATTCGGTACTGGAGCAACACCTCAAGTGCCATGAGTGCAAAGCCACTCGCCTGCACCAGGCGCTGCAATACGCCGTTTTCAATGGCGGCAAGCGACTTCGCCCCCTGCTGGTCCACGCCGCCGGCCGGGCGCTGGACATTTCGCCGGAGCTGCTGGATGCGCCGGCCAGCGCTGTCGAGCTCATTCACTGTTATTCGCTGGTCCACGACGACCTGCCGGCCATGGATGACGATGACCTGCGGCGGGGCCGACCCACCCTGCACCTGGCATACGATGAAGCCACAGCCATCCTGACCGGTGACGCACTACAGGCCCTGGCTTTCCAGATACTGGGTGAACATCCCGCACTCGACCGGGCAGAAGCGGCGCGGGGGCGAATGATCGCCATCCTGTCGCGGGCCTGTGGCGTTGATGGCATGGCCGGCGGCCAGGCGCTGGACCTGTCCTACGAGGGGAAGCAGCCCGGCATTGCCGAACTGGAAGCCATGTATTGCCAGAAAACCGGTGCACTGATCCGGGCCGCCGTGACCATGCCGTGCGCGCTTCGCCCCGAACTGGAACAGACCGACGGCCGCACCCTGGCGCGGTTCGGCGACTGCATCGGGCTGGCATTCCAGATTCGCGATGATGTGCTCGATGTCGAGGGCAAGACAGAAGTCATCGGCAAACCCCAGGGGGCTGACCAGGCCCGAAACAAGCCCACCTGGCCGGCACTGAGAAGCGTGGAGGCGGCCAATCAACGCATTGATGAATTGGTCGACGAGGCGCGATCCTGCTTAGACCGGCTGGGTCACAACACCGATAGCCTGGCCTGGCTGGCCACACGCATGGTGAATCGGGAGTTTTGA
- a CDS encoding outer membrane protein assembly factor BamD — MQNQPVKTPSIRLVILALIVATVALAGCARDTRDDDRGPEQMYEEAHELLQRRNYTRAIQHYRQLTTRYPFGRHAEQAQLDMAYALYRAREPEHAIATLNRFIRTYPTHPNVDYAWYLQGLVHYDETMGFLRRVFPGQVVDRDQTSAQEAFSMFQELVRRHPQSRYVADARQRMVFLRNVMAEHDIVVGEYYFRRGAYIAALNRAKYVIENYPQAPANINALDLMARAYNRLDLPELAADTRRTLEHNYGDVDIDEEHESMWRRIWPFD, encoded by the coding sequence ATGCAGAATCAACCCGTCAAGACCCCTTCGATTCGCCTGGTCATTTTGGCCCTGATCGTGGCCACGGTGGCCCTGGCCGGCTGTGCCCGCGACACGCGCGACGACGACCGCGGCCCCGAGCAGATGTATGAGGAAGCCCACGAATTGCTGCAAAGGCGCAACTACACCCGGGCCATCCAGCATTACCGGCAACTGACCACACGCTACCCCTTTGGTCGACATGCCGAACAGGCCCAGCTCGACATGGCCTATGCCTTGTACCGTGCCCGCGAGCCCGAACATGCGATCGCCACGCTCAACCGTTTCATTCGCACCTACCCGACACACCCCAACGTTGATTATGCGTGGTATCTCCAGGGACTGGTGCACTACGACGAAACCATGGGCTTTTTGCGACGGGTATTCCCCGGCCAGGTGGTGGACCGCGACCAGACCAGTGCCCAGGAAGCATTTTCGATGTTCCAGGAACTGGTCCGACGCCACCCGCAGAGCCGGTACGTGGCCGACGCCCGCCAGCGCATGGTCTTTCTGAGAAACGTGATGGCCGAACATGACATCGTCGTCGGCGAGTATTATTTCCGGCGCGGTGCGTATATTGCCGCGCTCAACCGTGCCAAGTACGTCATCGAAAACTACCCGCAGGCGCCGGCCAACATCAATGCACTGGACCTGATGGCGCGTGCCTACAACCGGCTCGATCTGCCCGAGCTGGCCGCCGACACCCGCCGAACACTGGAACACAACTACGGCGATGTCGATATCGACGAAGAACACGAAAGCATGTGGCGACGAATCTGGCCCTTCGACTGA
- the rluD gene encoding 23S rRNA pseudouridine(1911/1915/1917) synthase RluD translates to MTEQAERIERRVVMTPEVAGQRLDQALAGLWSDFSRSRLAGWIKSGEIRVDGRQVKPRHALVGHEVVSLSAELVPHAEIAAEEIELDILIDDPEFLVVNKPAGLVVHPGSGNADGTLVNALLHFDPALAPLPRAGLVHRLDKDTSGCLVVARTSGAHKYLVAALKKRSIKRRYQALVWGHMVAGGAVDQPLGRHPVDRRRQVVRHDGRRALTHYRVARRLAGGTLLDVELETGRTHQIRVHMAHIQHPIVGDPMYGRRGAPAGLNEAQRKAWREFSRQALHACAIAFEHPASGETVHASAPLPADMQALVDLLESSDGMAAS, encoded by the coding sequence ATGACCGAACAAGCCGAACGAATCGAGAGACGGGTCGTCATGACGCCAGAGGTTGCCGGGCAGCGACTGGACCAGGCGCTGGCCGGGTTGTGGTCGGATTTTTCCCGCAGTCGACTGGCCGGCTGGATCAAGTCGGGCGAGATTCGCGTCGATGGCCGGCAGGTCAAGCCGCGCCATGCCCTGGTCGGCCACGAAGTCGTGAGCCTGTCGGCCGAACTGGTGCCGCATGCCGAGATCGCGGCCGAGGAGATCGAGCTGGATATTCTCATTGACGACCCGGAGTTCCTGGTTGTCAACAAGCCGGCCGGGCTGGTGGTGCATCCCGGTTCGGGCAATGCCGATGGCACCCTGGTCAATGCGTTGCTGCATTTCGATCCGGCCCTGGCGCCATTGCCCCGCGCCGGTCTCGTGCACCGGCTCGACAAAGACACCAGCGGTTGCCTGGTGGTTGCCCGCACCAGCGGAGCGCACAAGTACCTGGTTGCTGCACTGAAAAAGCGCAGTATCAAACGACGCTACCAGGCGCTGGTCTGGGGCCACATGGTCGCGGGGGGGGCGGTCGACCAGCCCCTGGGCCGCCATCCGGTCGACCGGCGCCGGCAGGTGGTGCGCCATGATGGCCGCCGTGCACTTACGCATTATCGCGTCGCCCGTCGGCTGGCGGGCGGCACACTGCTGGATGTCGAGCTCGAGACCGGCCGTACCCACCAGATTCGCGTGCACATGGCGCATATTCAGCACCCCATCGTGGGCGATCCGATGTATGGCCGGCGCGGTGCGCCTGCGGGGCTGAATGAAGCGCAGCGCAAGGCGTGGCGTGAATTTTCGCGCCAGGCCCTGCATGCCTGCGCCATTGCCTTTGAGCATCCGGCCAGCGGAGAGACCGTGCATGCCAGCGCGCCACTGCCGGCCGACATGCAGGCCCTTGTCGACTTGCTGGAGTCTTCGGATGGAATGGCTGCGTCCTGA
- the pgeF gene encoding peptidoglycan editing factor PgeF, translating to MEWLRPDWPVVDHVVAGATTRRDGFSAGAWTSLNLGFNSGDDPACVERNRSLLQSRLPAAPAWLRQVHGTDVVHVGDWHEGIEADGAWTDRPGEVAAVLTADCLPVLMADRGGSVVAAVHAGWRGLAAGVLERAVSMLPVPSDTLYAWIGPAICADCYQVGEEVRAAMLAGDPAAAAGFRGDGDRWRADLKALAALRLGRQSVQVHDCGRCTHCEPETFYSFRRDGVTGRIASLIWLEQGRIG from the coding sequence ATGGAATGGCTGCGTCCTGACTGGCCGGTAGTCGATCATGTCGTCGCGGGTGCCACGACGCGCCGCGACGGTTTCAGCGCGGGCGCCTGGACGAGTCTCAATCTGGGTTTCAACAGCGGCGATGACCCGGCCTGTGTGGAAAGGAATCGGAGTTTGCTCCAAAGCCGATTGCCAGCCGCCCCGGCCTGGCTCAGACAGGTGCATGGCACCGATGTTGTGCATGTGGGCGACTGGCATGAAGGTATCGAGGCCGATGGTGCCTGGACCGACCGGCCCGGCGAGGTGGCGGCGGTGCTGACTGCCGACTGCCTGCCGGTGCTCATGGCCGACCGTGGCGGCAGCGTCGTGGCCGCCGTTCATGCCGGTTGGCGTGGACTGGCCGCCGGTGTGCTCGAACGCGCGGTCTCGATGCTGCCCGTGCCGTCAGACACGCTGTACGCCTGGATAGGTCCGGCCATCTGTGCTGACTGTTACCAGGTGGGCGAGGAGGTTCGTGCAGCCATGCTGGCCGGCGATCCGGCAGCGGCCGCGGGATTTCGTGGTGACGGCGATCGCTGGCGTGCCGACCTCAAGGCACTGGCGGCACTAAGGCTGGGGCGCCAGAGTGTGCAGGTGCACGATTGTGGCCGATGTACCCACTGCGAGCCTGAAACCTTCTACTCGTTTCGTCGTGACGGTGTCACCGGCCGAATCGCGAGCCTGATCTGGCTGGAACAGGGACGCATAGGGTAG
- a CDS encoding CTP synthase: MTSLIFVTGGVVSSLGKGIAAASLGSILEARGLRVTLLKLDPYINVDPGTMSPFQHGEVFVTEDGAETDLDLGHYERYVRTRMTQRNNFTTGRIYANVIAKERRGDYLGSTVQVIPHITDEIKDSVNQAVEGYDVALIEIGGTVGDIESLPFLEAIRQLGFEYGKQALYMHLTLVPYLRAANEIKTKPTQHSVKELRSIGIQPDVLLCRCERMLSDEERKKIALFTNVAPEAVVSAVDVDSIYKIPLFYHRQGLDRIVLDRLALKTSAPDLSDWERVVESLSRPEHEVTVAMVGKYVEHADAYKSLNEALTSGGLADRVKVRIKPVESEEIESSGTGVLEDVDAILVPGGFGERGFEGKIEAIRFAREKGIPYLGICLGLQAAVVEFARNVCGLEGASSTEINAETPHPIIGLITEWLDEKGQRELRDENADLGGTMRLGAQRCRLQPNTQARKLYGKDEILERHRHRYEFNNAYRDALTDNGMLLSGFSVDGMLVEMVELPDHPWFLACQFHPEFTSTPREGHPLFTGFIRAALAQHEAGKAGARAVGA; the protein is encoded by the coding sequence ATGACCTCTCTTATTTTCGTTACCGGCGGCGTGGTGTCGTCCCTGGGCAAGGGGATCGCGGCCGCATCGCTGGGCTCCATACTCGAAGCCCGGGGCCTCAGGGTCACGCTGCTCAAACTCGACCCGTACATCAATGTCGATCCGGGCACCATGAGCCCGTTTCAGCATGGCGAGGTGTTCGTAACCGAGGACGGCGCCGAAACCGACCTCGATCTGGGTCATTACGAGCGCTATGTGCGCACGCGCATGACCCAGCGCAACAATTTCACGACCGGGCGCATCTACGCCAACGTGATAGCCAAGGAGCGCCGCGGCGATTACCTGGGCTCGACCGTGCAGGTGATTCCGCATATCACCGATGAAATCAAGGATTCGGTCAACCAGGCGGTCGAGGGCTATGACGTGGCCCTGATCGAGATTGGCGGCACGGTCGGCGATATCGAATCGCTGCCCTTTCTCGAGGCCATCCGTCAGCTTGGTTTCGAGTATGGCAAGCAGGCACTTTACATGCACCTCACGCTGGTGCCGTACCTGCGCGCGGCCAACGAGATCAAGACCAAGCCCACCCAGCACTCGGTCAAGGAGCTCCGATCCATCGGTATCCAGCCCGATGTGCTGTTGTGTCGCTGCGAACGCATGCTCTCCGACGAGGAGCGCAAGAAGATCGCACTGTTTACCAACGTCGCCCCGGAAGCTGTGGTCTCGGCGGTGGATGTCGACTCGATCTACAAGATCCCGCTGTTCTATCACCGTCAGGGGCTGGACCGTATCGTGCTCGACCGGCTCGCGCTCAAGACCTCCGCGCCAGATCTTTCGGACTGGGAACGAGTGGTCGAATCGCTTTCACGCCCCGAGCACGAAGTCACGGTGGCCATGGTCGGCAAGTACGTCGAACATGCCGATGCCTACAAGTCGCTCAACGAAGCGCTGACTTCCGGCGGCCTGGCCGATCGCGTCAAGGTGCGTATCAAGCCGGTTGAATCCGAGGAAATCGAAAGCAGTGGCACCGGCGTGCTAGAAGACGTCGATGCCATCCTGGTGCCGGGTGGTTTCGGCGAGCGCGGCTTCGAGGGCAAGATCGAAGCGATTCGCTTTGCCCGCGAGAAGGGTATTCCCTACTTGGGCATCTGTCTCGGACTGCAGGCCGCAGTGGTCGAATTTGCCCGTAACGTGTGTGGCCTGGAGGGCGCCAGCTCAACCGAGATCAATGCTGAAACGCCGCATCCGATTATCGGCCTGATCACCGAGTGGCTGGACGAGAAGGGGCAACGCGAGCTCAGGGACGAGAATGCCGATCTGGGTGGGACCATGCGTCTGGGTGCCCAGCGTTGCCGGCTGCAACCGAACACGCAAGCGCGCAAGCTCTATGGCAAGGACGAGATTCTCGAACGCCATCGCCACCGCTACGAGTTCAACAATGCCTACCGCGACGCACTGACCGACAACGGCATGCTGCTGTCGGGTTTCTCGGTCGACGGCATGCTCGTCGAGATGGTCGAGCTGCCTGATCACCCCTGGTTCCTGGCCTGCCAGTTCCACCCGGAGTTCACCTCGACTCCGCGCGAAGGACATCCACTGTTCACCGGATTTATCCGTGCCGCCCTGGCGCAGCATGAGGCAGGCAAGGCTGGTGCCCGGGCGGTGGGCGCATGA